One stretch of Priestia megaterium DNA includes these proteins:
- a CDS encoding PLP-dependent aminotransferase family protein, producing the protein MNQENSSSYPKYKQIIDFMKEKIARGEWPIGSKIPSQRKLAALFDVNRSTVITALEELTADGLIEGKMGKGTIVINNTWTLLATTPPDWNVHVKSGMHRPSQAMVQDINESEFNSNLIQLSKGELSPDIFPKNKMKYAVEKVAENMEVLGYEEPKGYFPLRKELSAYMKTTGIESSPDSILIVSGALQALQLISIGLLQRNSSVLLEKPSYLYSLHVFQSAGMKLKGLSMDEEGIKVTAIKRADPQEGQAILYTNPCFHNPTGTLMSQKRRYDLLKECEEHQLPIIEDDLYRELWLNKQPPLPLKALDKNGHVLYVSSLSKTLSPGLRIGWIVGPEPVIERLADIKMQTDYGSSSLSQRVAAEWFTNGLYQQHMEAVRTELRTRRKVMLNALETYAGDVATWTNPEGGFFIWVHIQPSISMKSLYSRALKRGILLNSGSIYAQETGSYLRLSYAYASLPDIDRSIEVLAELIRELQG; encoded by the coding sequence ATGAATCAAGAGAACAGTTCTAGTTATCCAAAATACAAGCAAATCATTGATTTTATGAAAGAGAAAATTGCCCGTGGAGAATGGCCGATTGGAAGTAAAATTCCTAGTCAGCGAAAGCTTGCAGCTCTGTTTGACGTTAATCGAAGTACGGTCATCACGGCATTAGAGGAATTAACAGCAGACGGTTTAATTGAAGGTAAGATGGGAAAGGGAACAATCGTTATAAATAATACATGGACACTTTTGGCTACGACTCCGCCCGATTGGAATGTTCATGTGAAATCAGGTATGCATCGTCCGAGTCAAGCAATGGTACAAGATATTAATGAATCCGAATTTAACTCAAACCTTATTCAATTAAGCAAAGGAGAGCTTTCACCTGACATATTTCCTAAAAACAAAATGAAATACGCCGTAGAAAAAGTAGCAGAAAACATGGAGGTTCTGGGATACGAAGAACCAAAGGGGTATTTTCCTTTACGAAAAGAGTTAAGTGCGTATATGAAAACAACGGGGATTGAATCTTCTCCAGATTCTATTTTAATTGTTTCCGGCGCTCTTCAAGCTCTTCAGCTTATTTCAATTGGACTGCTACAAAGGAACTCTTCGGTTTTGTTAGAAAAACCTTCTTACCTATACTCCTTACATGTATTTCAATCAGCTGGAATGAAACTCAAAGGTCTTTCTATGGACGAGGAAGGGATAAAAGTCACAGCTATAAAACGGGCCGACCCTCAAGAAGGGCAAGCTATTTTATATACAAATCCATGTTTCCATAACCCAACGGGAACATTAATGTCACAAAAAAGGCGTTACGATTTGTTGAAAGAGTGTGAGGAACATCAGCTTCCTATTATTGAAGATGATTTATATCGCGAATTATGGCTAAATAAACAGCCTCCGTTGCCATTAAAGGCTTTAGATAAAAATGGACACGTGTTATATGTTAGCAGTCTTTCTAAAACATTAAGCCCGGGATTACGTATCGGATGGATAGTCGGCCCAGAACCAGTTATTGAGCGTTTGGCAGATATTAAAATGCAAACAGATTATGGATCTAGCTCATTGTCTCAAAGGGTGGCAGCAGAATGGTTTACAAACGGCTTATATCAACAGCACATGGAAGCTGTACGAACCGAATTGCGAACAAGAAGAAAAGTTATGCTGAATGCTTTAGAAACATACGCAGGAGATGTAGCAACATGGACGAATCCTGAAGGAGGCTTTTTTATATGGGTGCATATTCAACCTTCTATTTCAATGAAATCTTTATACTCTCGCGCTTTAAAACGAGGAATATTACTTAATTCTGGAAGTATCTATGCACAAGAAACCGGCAGTTATCTTCGTCTTTCTTACGCCTATGCCTCTTTACCAGATATCGATAGAAGCATTGAAGTTCTTGCTGAACTTATTCGAGAATTGCAAGGATAG
- a CDS encoding DUF2971 domain-containing protein, with the protein MDLAYREKAYEYAKRFESSYDDYDERYKVHNNPTVWRFMPLSDFQDLLETNALFFAKPDAFSDPLEGCSSMWNIEELRKKGERHNRTSRTYIRKIHEFSAVSSWHINDYEAAGMWDLYLKGNDGVAIKTTYENLLCSIKDLRYKIFSGKVQYIDFQKEMVSHSVYDTLFYKRKSYQHENELRLVIVASRIHAWKLQKLFEIQGISANQWQKRMDILEKRSYEFSHEHGNLLTCNLHQLINEIYVSPRSAQSCVDEVKALAKKHGLAYKKVTQSDLYRDYIY; encoded by the coding sequence ATGGATTTAGCTTATAGAGAGAAAGCGTACGAATATGCCAAAAGATTCGAATCTAGCTATGACGATTATGATGAACGGTATAAGGTGCACAATAATCCGACGGTGTGGCGATTTATGCCGCTGTCTGATTTTCAAGATTTACTGGAAACCAATGCGCTTTTTTTCGCAAAACCTGATGCATTTTCGGACCCCCTTGAAGGATGCTCTTCAATGTGGAACATAGAGGAGTTAAGAAAAAAAGGCGAACGTCATAACCGTACCTCTAGAACCTATATAAGAAAAATCCATGAATTTTCTGCTGTTTCATCCTGGCATATCAATGATTACGAAGCCGCTGGAATGTGGGACCTATATTTAAAGGGGAATGATGGCGTAGCTATTAAAACCACCTATGAAAATTTATTGTGCAGTATTAAAGATTTACGCTATAAAATCTTCTCTGGCAAAGTGCAGTACATAGACTTCCAAAAAGAAATGGTCAGTCACTCTGTATATGACACGTTATTTTACAAGCGCAAATCCTATCAGCATGAAAATGAATTGAGGCTTGTTATTGTAGCAAGTCGTATACACGCTTGGAAGCTGCAAAAGCTATTCGAAATTCAAGGTATTTCCGCAAATCAATGGCAAAAACGAATGGATATCCTTGAAAAAAGATCGTATGAGTTTTCTCACGAGCATGGTAACCTCCTTACATGTAATTTACATCAGCTTATCAATGAAATTTACGTATCACCAAGAAGCGCTCAAAGCTGCGTAGATGAAGTAAAAGCCCTTGCTAAAAAACACGGACTCGCTTATAAAAAGGTCACTCAGTCCGACTTGTATAGGGACTATATTTATTAA
- a CDS encoding ChaB family protein: MPYNSLKELPDGVRDNLPHHAQEIYKEAFNSASDEYKEEATAHKVAWNAVKTKYKKDDNDNWVKKQ; the protein is encoded by the coding sequence ATGCCTTACAATTCATTAAAAGAACTGCCAGATGGAGTAAGAGATAATCTTCCTCATCACGCTCAGGAAATTTATAAAGAAGCATTCAATTCAGCAAGTGATGAATACAAAGAAGAAGCTACCGCTCACAAAGTCGCTTGGAACGCGGTGAAAACGAAGTACAAAAAAGATGATAATGACAACTGGGTAAAAAAACAGTGA
- a CDS encoding alkyl/aryl-sulfatase, translated as MLFDYEQELTIHRKDATQKTAATNAETYKNIDWEQVKSEQNLADYQALVRVPFPLIFKKNQLYPVWDLRKYAFLFEQSTPATVHPKLWEQGKLNVQAGLYQVTENIFQVRGFDMANITFVKGKTGWIVIDCLTSKETAEEALKLINQHCGKHSIKAVIFSHSHIDHYGGVLGILPDSTQNKNSKVYAPAGFMDAVIDENVTAATAMTRRSQYMYGIQLRRDEKGLIDNGIGKEISFGTITLIKGIEEIRPSEHHSYVSKKIDGVSFQFQLTPETEAPAEMNIYIPSEKSLCIAENCTATRHNLYTLRGARVRDAAAWARYLQQAINLFGQELTTVFGVHNWPRFGNQSCITYIENQRDVYQYIHDQTLRLMNQGYTIDHVGRMMKLPEILSREWYTNGFYGTVNHNAKAVYQRYMGWYNSNPVDLNKLFPEESAKRYVEYMGGADNIVKKAQRCFQQGDYQWVAEVTKQVIYADPHHVKAKLLCADALEQLGYTAESGPWRNEYLTGAKELRLGNIPLPSNIITKEVWDTLPLKNILELFSIRVDGLKAGACNYRILFVIPDRNEVALTELKHGIFRYLGDTRKKAEVTVTMWQDTLYRLTTTNDHSYSSVIFVQGDKSKWDFFLSCQDSIDPNFNIVTPVSKK; from the coding sequence ATGCTGTTTGATTATGAACAGGAGTTAACGATTCACCGAAAAGATGCTACTCAAAAGACTGCAGCGACTAATGCTGAGACTTATAAAAACATAGACTGGGAGCAAGTGAAATCAGAACAAAATCTTGCGGATTACCAAGCTCTTGTACGCGTACCTTTTCCTCTGATTTTCAAAAAAAATCAGCTGTACCCTGTATGGGATTTAAGAAAGTACGCTTTTTTATTTGAACAATCTACACCTGCTACTGTCCACCCTAAACTGTGGGAACAAGGAAAATTAAATGTACAAGCCGGCTTATATCAAGTAACTGAAAATATCTTTCAAGTAAGAGGCTTTGATATGGCTAATATTACATTTGTTAAAGGAAAAACGGGATGGATTGTTATTGATTGCTTGACGTCAAAAGAAACAGCAGAAGAAGCGCTTAAACTAATAAACCAGCACTGCGGTAAACACTCTATCAAAGCCGTTATCTTCTCTCATTCGCATATAGATCATTACGGCGGAGTTCTAGGGATATTACCTGACTCAACACAAAATAAAAATAGTAAAGTTTATGCTCCTGCTGGGTTTATGGATGCGGTTATCGATGAAAACGTCACGGCGGCAACAGCAATGACACGAAGAAGTCAATATATGTACGGTATTCAACTGCGACGCGATGAAAAAGGCCTAATTGACAACGGTATCGGAAAAGAAATTTCATTTGGAACAATCACGCTTATTAAAGGAATAGAAGAAATTCGTCCTTCCGAACATCATTCTTATGTAAGTAAGAAAATTGACGGCGTCTCATTTCAGTTTCAGCTTACGCCAGAAACGGAAGCGCCTGCTGAAATGAACATCTATATTCCTAGTGAAAAGTCTCTGTGTATTGCAGAAAACTGTACGGCTACTCGGCACAACCTCTATACGCTCAGAGGAGCAAGGGTAAGAGACGCAGCAGCATGGGCAAGATACTTGCAGCAAGCAATCAATTTATTTGGCCAAGAACTAACAACTGTATTTGGGGTACATAATTGGCCAAGGTTCGGAAACCAATCGTGCATCACATATATCGAAAATCAACGAGATGTTTATCAATATATTCATGATCAAACATTAAGGCTCATGAATCAAGGATATACCATTGATCACGTCGGCCGAATGATGAAGCTGCCAGAAATCCTATCTCGCGAGTGGTATACAAACGGTTTTTATGGAACGGTTAACCACAACGCCAAAGCGGTTTATCAGCGCTATATGGGCTGGTATAACAGCAATCCTGTAGATTTAAATAAACTGTTTCCTGAAGAGTCAGCTAAGAGATATGTAGAGTATATGGGCGGAGCGGACAACATTGTCAAAAAAGCGCAGCGCTGTTTTCAACAAGGCGACTATCAATGGGTAGCTGAAGTGACCAAACAAGTTATTTACGCTGATCCTCACCATGTGAAGGCAAAACTTTTATGTGCAGACGCGCTTGAACAATTAGGGTATACAGCTGAATCTGGCCCTTGGCGAAATGAATATTTAACAGGAGCCAAAGAACTTCGTTTAGGTAATATACCGCTGCCGTCCAACATTATCACAAAAGAAGTATGGGATACACTTCCTTTGAAAAATATTTTAGAACTATTTAGCATTCGCGTAGATGGATTAAAGGCAGGTGCATGTAACTATCGTATATTGTTTGTGATACCAGATCGTAATGAAGTAGCTCTCACAGAACTTAAGCATGGAATCTTTAGGTATCTCGGAGATACGCGAAAGAAAGCTGAGGTGACGGTAACGATGTGGCAAGATACCTTATATCGACTCACAACTACAAATGATCACTCTTATAGCTCGGTCATATTTGTTCAAGGAGATAAATCAAAATGGGATTTCTTTTTGTCTTGTCAGGATTCTATCGATCCAAACTTTAATATTGTGACACCTGTTTCTAAAAAATAG
- a CDS encoding Glu/Leu/Phe/Val family dehydrogenase yields MSITKTASELKKEQQQEQESLNLFLSTQTVIQEALQKLGYGEEVYHLLKEPLRMMTVRIPVKMDNGSVKVFTGYRSQHNDAVGPTKGGVRFHPEVNEEEVKALSIWMSLKCGIVDLPYGGGKGGIVCDPRNMSFGELERLSRGYVRAISQIVGPTKDIPAPDVYTNSQIMAWMMDEYSRLREFDSPGFITGKPIVLGGSQGRETATAKGVTICIEEAVKKKNLNLQEARIIIQGFGNAGSFLAKFMHDAGAKVIGISDAYGALYDPLGLDIDYLLDRRDSFGTVTNLFTNVMTNEELLEKECDILVPAAISNQITVRNAHRIKASIVVEAANGPTTLEATRILDEKGVLLVPDILASAGGVTVSYFEWVQNNQGYYWPEEEVAYKLRKVMVDSFETIYQISQENDVDMRLAAYMAGIKKSAEASRFRGWV; encoded by the coding sequence ATGTCCATTACAAAAACAGCTAGTGAATTAAAAAAAGAACAGCAGCAAGAACAGGAATCACTTAATTTATTTTTATCTACTCAAACGGTTATTCAAGAAGCACTTCAAAAGCTAGGCTATGGTGAAGAAGTATACCATTTATTGAAAGAACCGCTGCGCATGATGACGGTTCGCATTCCGGTTAAAATGGATAACGGATCGGTAAAAGTCTTCACCGGCTACCGCTCTCAACATAATGATGCTGTCGGGCCTACTAAAGGAGGCGTACGCTTTCATCCTGAAGTAAATGAAGAAGAAGTAAAAGCATTATCCATTTGGATGAGTTTAAAATGCGGAATTGTCGACCTTCCGTACGGCGGCGGTAAAGGCGGAATTGTATGTGACCCAAGAAACATGTCTTTTGGTGAACTAGAACGACTCAGCCGCGGCTATGTAAGAGCCATCAGTCAAATAGTTGGGCCTACTAAAGATATTCCTGCACCGGATGTCTATACAAACTCACAAATTATGGCGTGGATGATGGATGAATATAGCCGACTGCGTGAGTTCGATTCTCCTGGTTTTATTACCGGAAAACCTATCGTACTCGGAGGATCTCAAGGACGCGAAACTGCAACGGCTAAAGGAGTAACCATTTGTATTGAAGAAGCTGTCAAAAAGAAAAACCTTAACTTGCAAGAAGCGCGGATTATTATTCAAGGCTTCGGAAATGCCGGCAGTTTTCTTGCTAAGTTCATGCATGATGCAGGAGCAAAAGTAATCGGCATTTCAGATGCATACGGAGCTCTTTATGATCCACTTGGTCTTGATATTGATTACCTGCTTGATCGACGAGATAGTTTTGGTACCGTAACTAATTTATTTACAAATGTGATGACAAACGAAGAACTATTAGAAAAAGAATGTGATATTTTAGTCCCCGCAGCCATTTCTAATCAAATTACGGTTCGTAACGCTCATCGCATTAAAGCCTCTATTGTAGTGGAAGCAGCGAACGGACCGACTACGCTTGAGGCCACACGTATTTTAGATGAAAAAGGCGTGCTTTTAGTGCCAGATATTTTAGCAAGTGCTGGAGGCGTAACGGTTTCATACTTCGAATGGGTGCAAAATAATCAAGGCTACTACTGGCCTGAAGAGGAAGTAGCTTACAAATTACGCAAGGTAATGGTGGATTCATTTGAAACGATCTATCAAATCTCTCAAGAAAATGACGTAGATATGAGACTTGCTGCTTACATGGCAGGAATCAAAAAATCAGCTGAAGCTTCTCGTTTCCGCGGCTGGGTATAA
- a CDS encoding nitroreductase family protein, producing MSVLDIIKARRTIGAMQEKDVSEDAINLMLEAGTWAPNHKKTEPWKFRVFTGDSRVRLGDEMERIMKQKTAHLSEEEALKKTTKAKKGPLRAPVIIAVAVSPSGKVPEIEEISAVATSIQNMLLVAEEQGLATIWRTGEIVYQSELNDFLSLEDDDKLLGLIYVGHPNKEASSKRIPYQDKTIWYR from the coding sequence ATGAGCGTATTAGATATTATTAAAGCCAGAAGAACGATTGGGGCTATGCAAGAGAAAGACGTATCAGAAGATGCTATCAACCTTATGTTAGAAGCAGGCACTTGGGCTCCTAACCATAAAAAGACAGAGCCTTGGAAATTCCGAGTGTTTACAGGGGATTCACGCGTTCGTTTAGGAGACGAAATGGAACGTATTATGAAACAAAAAACTGCTCATCTAAGTGAAGAAGAAGCGTTGAAAAAAACAACAAAAGCTAAAAAAGGCCCGCTTCGTGCTCCTGTCATTATTGCTGTAGCAGTAAGTCCTTCTGGAAAAGTCCCAGAAATTGAAGAAATTTCTGCCGTAGCGACAAGCATACAAAATATGCTATTAGTAGCGGAAGAACAAGGTTTGGCTACAATTTGGAGAACCGGTGAAATTGTCTATCAGTCAGAACTGAATGACTTTTTATCTTTAGAAGATGACGATAAGCTCTTAGGCTTAATTTACGTCGGTCATCCTAATAAAGAAGCTTCATCAAAACGCATTCCATATCAAGATAAAACGATTTGGTATCGTTAA
- a CDS encoding thiol-disulfide oxidoreductase DCC family protein, producing the protein MSPNPSHHPIILFDGVCNLCNQWVQFVIKRDSRALFRFASLQSDTAGTLLSQHNYEHPPLQSVILLMNGNLYTESTAILHIVRQLRGPIQLMACFRVVPAFIRNPLYHFIARNRYKWFGKQTSCMLPTPETKMRFLD; encoded by the coding sequence ATGTCCCCAAACCCATCACACCACCCTATTATTCTATTTGATGGTGTTTGCAATCTCTGCAACCAATGGGTTCAATTTGTCATCAAGCGGGATTCGCGTGCTCTGTTTCGTTTTGCATCGCTTCAATCCGATACTGCGGGAACCTTGCTGAGTCAGCATAACTATGAGCATCCACCACTTCAATCGGTCATTCTTCTTATGAACGGGAACCTTTACACAGAGTCTACGGCTATCCTACATATTGTCCGCCAGCTTCGCGGACCCATTCAACTGATGGCGTGTTTCCGAGTTGTTCCCGCATTCATTCGAAACCCACTCTATCACTTCATTGCACGTAATCGGTATAAGTGGTTTGGAAAACAAACGTCATGCATGTTGCCAACCCCTGAAACTAAAATGCGATTTTTAGACTAA
- a CDS encoding GRAM domain-containing protein — MSLKERATKEFKEKIDSDEEIRESILTYYECESGFSGLVGVPNGNSVPIRGVLAYTEKSLLFYGEVFSKLPIVLHIPFNKIREIKTGKQILTIFKSTLTMVVVHNDQEVFSTRGNKEDFSRLKSFFENVNEEVFLAK; from the coding sequence ATGAGTTTAAAAGAGAGAGCAACTAAAGAGTTCAAAGAAAAGATAGATAGCGACGAAGAAATTAGAGAATCTATTTTAACTTACTATGAATGTGAAAGTGGGTTTTCGGGACTTGTAGGTGTACCAAATGGGAATTCTGTACCTATTAGAGGAGTTTTAGCTTATACAGAAAAAAGCCTACTTTTTTACGGAGAAGTTTTCTCTAAGCTGCCTATTGTATTACATATCCCATTCAATAAAATCAGAGAAATAAAAACAGGAAAGCAAATCCTTACAATTTTCAAATCAACTCTTACGATGGTTGTTGTTCATAATGATCAAGAAGTTTTCTCTACACGGGGAAACAAGGAAGACTTTTCTAGGTTAAAGTCGTTTTTTGAAAATGTAAATGAAGAAGTATTTCTTGCTAAATAG
- a CDS encoding protein-glutamine gamma-glutamyltransferase — MIKVNQQIVKISDLNNSSLTKEKADILKQMDAYREVYEYATFDQLDFDVSVKLQIIESSVLLRKSGARFATFARSRCNEKYWKRTDNGGFQLLPTVSPHQAIDDIFYNGHEYAFECATAVIIIFYKAVLNNIGKANFNRLFADLYLHDWQYDEDLELHGYKGSDYLPGDCAYFKNPDYNPDTPQWKGENTIVLDETLYFGHGIGITTRERIIEVLDLKRKDDAKQSAYLSDEIVRLHTAHLSYFAVRYEPVVWYDRNSAIISTIGSITYVA, encoded by the coding sequence ATGATTAAAGTTAACCAACAAATTGTGAAAATAAGTGATCTAAATAATAGTTCGTTAACGAAAGAAAAAGCAGACATTTTAAAACAGATGGATGCCTATAGGGAAGTGTATGAGTATGCTACATTTGACCAGCTTGATTTTGATGTATCTGTTAAATTACAAATTATTGAATCGTCTGTGTTGCTGCGCAAAAGCGGCGCCAGGTTTGCTACATTTGCACGTTCTAGGTGTAACGAAAAGTATTGGAAACGAACCGATAACGGAGGATTTCAGCTACTGCCTACCGTTTCTCCTCATCAGGCCATCGATGATATTTTTTACAACGGACACGAATATGCGTTTGAGTGCGCGACGGCTGTTATCATCATCTTTTACAAAGCTGTATTAAATAATATTGGAAAAGCAAACTTTAACAGGCTTTTTGCTGATCTTTACTTACACGATTGGCAATACGATGAAGATCTTGAGCTCCATGGTTATAAAGGATCTGACTACTTGCCCGGAGACTGTGCGTATTTTAAAAACCCTGATTATAACCCTGATACTCCCCAGTGGAAAGGTGAAAACACAATCGTATTAGATGAAACTCTATATTTTGGTCATGGAATTGGAATTACGACGCGGGAAAGAATTATTGAAGTGTTAGATTTAAAGAGAAAAGACGACGCAAAGCAATCAGCTTACCTGTCAGATGAAATTGTCAGGCTTCACACCGCTCACCTCAGTTATTTTGCAGTTAGATACGAACCTGTTGTTTGGTACGACAGAAACAGCGCTATTATTTCCACTATTGGGTCGATTACGTATGTAGCTTGA
- a CDS encoding DinB family protein codes for MENMILKHMDVVRGITISILEKTTEEAADITPKGFNNNIRWNLGHIAFIQEKLVFGLAGEPMHTPESYERFFGAGTKPADWTEAAPSLEEIANVLRDQAHRIKEFMPQQFDKQLITPFTNKAGINFTTVGETFLFSFYHEAMHVETIKQIGKAAAAQ; via the coding sequence ATGGAAAATATGATTTTAAAACATATGGACGTTGTAAGAGGAATTACGATTAGTATCCTCGAAAAAACAACAGAAGAGGCAGCGGACATCACACCAAAAGGATTCAACAACAATATCCGCTGGAATCTTGGACATATTGCCTTTATTCAAGAAAAACTTGTGTTTGGCTTAGCTGGTGAACCGATGCACACGCCCGAGAGTTATGAAAGATTTTTCGGCGCAGGAACAAAACCTGCCGATTGGACGGAGGCTGCTCCTTCTCTTGAAGAAATTGCGAATGTGTTAAGAGACCAAGCGCACCGTATTAAAGAGTTCATGCCCCAGCAGTTTGATAAGCAGTTAATCACACCTTTTACAAACAAAGCCGGTATCAACTTTACAACAGTTGGCGAAACGTTTTTATTCAGCTTCTATCACGAAGCGATGCATGTAGAAACGATTAAGCAAATTGGGAAAGCAGCAGCTGCACAATAA
- a CDS encoding DUF378 domain-containing protein yields MKFLSGLTTLLVILGGLNWLAVALGVNVVEELFGSWDWLVTTIYWLVGLSALYQIFDKFFGTGASVKSKAL; encoded by the coding sequence GTGAAATTTCTTTCAGGTTTAACGACTCTTCTTGTGATTTTAGGCGGTTTAAATTGGTTAGCTGTAGCATTAGGCGTGAATGTAGTAGAAGAGCTATTTGGCTCTTGGGATTGGTTAGTAACAACGATTTATTGGTTAGTTGGCCTGTCTGCTCTTTATCAAATTTTTGATAAGTTTTTCGGAACGGGAGCGAGTGTCAAAAGCAAAGCGCTATAA
- a CDS encoding cobalamin-binding protein has translation MRIVSLCPSNTELIAYLKCEHLLVAIDDYSDWPQSIQGLPRLGPDLSINMDAVEEAKPDLVLASLSVPGMERNIEELKKRKLPYVVYNPNSLEDIRQNLQDLGQRLNLETNAAELLKRYDQFLSTYKGMARQIEKATVYWEWWPKPVFTPGKANWLTEISALAGGENIFADHKEANVQSDWEEVLKRNPHHVCLAWVGVQTNKVNPTILHKRPNWSDMSAIKEHRVYVLEEWLYCRPSPRLLLGLKKLAPLLHPDTFPAFDGKDPLL, from the coding sequence ATGCGAATTGTTTCGCTTTGTCCAAGCAATACAGAACTAATAGCGTATTTAAAATGTGAGCATTTGCTTGTAGCAATAGATGATTATTCCGATTGGCCGCAGTCTATTCAAGGTCTGCCGCGTTTAGGTCCTGATTTATCTATTAATATGGATGCGGTGGAAGAAGCTAAACCAGATTTAGTCCTAGCATCACTAAGCGTTCCTGGAATGGAGCGAAATATTGAAGAACTAAAAAAACGAAAGCTTCCTTACGTCGTGTATAACCCTAATTCACTAGAAGATATTCGTCAAAATCTACAGGATTTAGGTCAGCGATTAAACTTGGAAACAAACGCAGCTGAACTGTTAAAGCGGTATGATCAGTTTCTTTCTACATATAAAGGAATGGCACGTCAAATCGAAAAAGCCACTGTATACTGGGAATGGTGGCCAAAACCCGTTTTTACTCCTGGAAAAGCAAACTGGCTGACTGAAATTAGCGCGTTAGCGGGAGGAGAAAATATATTTGCTGATCACAAAGAGGCAAATGTACAGAGTGATTGGGAAGAAGTGCTCAAACGAAATCCACATCATGTGTGTTTGGCTTGGGTGGGCGTACAGACAAACAAAGTGAATCCAACGATTTTACACAAAAGACCGAACTGGTCTGACATGTCTGCCATAAAAGAACATCGCGTATATGTACTAGAAGAATGGCTGTATTGTCGTCCTTCACCTAGGTTGCTGTTAGGATTAAAAAAACTCGCGCCGCTTCTTCATCCAGATACGTTTCCTGCATTTGACGGCAAGGATCCCTTATTATAA
- the fabZ gene encoding 3-hydroxyacyl-ACP dehydratase FabZ — protein MKDIEQIKHTIQHRYPFLLVDRISEQEEGKLAIGIKQVTTNEPFFQGHFPAYAVMPGVLIVEALAQLGGFAMTLNDQQKGKLAFLAGIDECRFKRQVRPGDTLRLEFEILKQRGKIVKGKGKAFVDSELACEAVITFALDV, from the coding sequence ATGAAAGATATTGAACAAATAAAACATACCATTCAACACCGCTATCCTTTTTTACTTGTTGATCGCATCTCGGAACAAGAAGAAGGAAAGCTTGCGATAGGGATTAAACAAGTAACAACAAATGAACCTTTTTTCCAAGGCCACTTCCCGGCCTATGCGGTAATGCCAGGTGTACTTATTGTTGAAGCTCTTGCTCAGCTCGGTGGATTTGCCATGACTCTCAATGACCAACAAAAAGGAAAACTTGCTTTTTTAGCAGGGATAGATGAATGTCGCTTTAAGCGTCAAGTACGGCCAGGAGATACACTCCGCTTAGAATTTGAGATTCTCAAGCAGCGCGGAAAGATTGTAAAAGGAAAAGGAAAAGCATTTGTAGACAGCGAGTTAGCTTGTGAAGCGGTCATTACCTTTGCTCTTGATGTATAA
- a CDS encoding NUDIX hydrolase, translated as MDASRIIAKLENRIPTILGMEQFSRFGILVPLIEKQGELHVLFEVRALDLRRQPGEICFPGGRVEKTDADEKETAIRETSEELGITSQSIQQVQALDYIVSQFGTIIYPYVGFIDESLELRPNPSEVAEVFTVPLSFFKHTEPDIHNIHFRVEPEHNFPYDAIIGGENYNWQTREMEEHFYYYEDRVIWGLTAKVIYHLVNVLNDK; from the coding sequence ATGGATGCATCCCGTATTATAGCTAAGTTAGAAAATCGGATACCGACAATTCTTGGGATGGAGCAGTTTTCTCGCTTCGGTATTCTTGTTCCGCTTATTGAAAAACAAGGGGAACTACATGTTTTATTTGAGGTAAGAGCGCTCGATTTACGAAGACAGCCTGGAGAAATTTGTTTTCCAGGAGGGCGTGTTGAGAAGACGGATGCAGACGAAAAAGAAACGGCTATCCGTGAAACATCTGAGGAGTTAGGGATTACGTCCCAATCTATTCAGCAAGTACAAGCTTTAGATTATATTGTTTCTCAATTCGGAACAATCATTTATCCTTATGTAGGTTTTATTGATGAGTCGCTTGAACTTCGACCGAATCCTTCGGAAGTAGCAGAAGTATTTACCGTGCCTCTTTCTTTTTTTAAGCATACTGAACCTGATATACACAATATCCATTTCAGAGTAGAACCCGAACATAATTTTCCTTATGACGCGATTATTGGTGGTGAAAATTATAATTGGCAAACAAGAGAGATGGAAGAACATTTTTATTACTATGAAGATCGAGTCATATGGGGACTGACAGCAAAAGTGATTTATCACTTAGTAAATGTATTAAATGATAAATAA